The segment TTTGGGTTGCTAGCTTGAGGGGTTTACCGCGTTCCATTTTTTACGTTTCCATAAAAACTTCGTCACTGTGGCACTTTCAGATCTACTCTGGCATATCAAAAGACTTAGCCATTTTGACCGCCGTAACGCCCAAGGGCGTCCCTAGGCTTATTGATTCGCCTAGCACAAACACTACTGGCATCTCAGCCAGTGCTAGCATGGACTTTCCTCATGGTAGAAAACTACCACGCGATTATCCAAAAATTGCACCTTAATATCTTAGAACTTGTATCTACAAAGCAAGCCACTTTAAATCAAGGAATATCTCTGACACAAATACAGAATGTATTTGTGCACAAGAAAATTACTGCGAATAAAGTGTCAGTTTAGGTGTACAATTTTCTATTCTATTCTTGACCCTGAACGATTTGTTTTCCAAATACTTCTTTCTCCAGACGGTTCAGACGTCGGAGAATATCAAAGTTTGTCGCTGAAGATGGACGTTCTGTACGCAATACGTCGTTCGATTCTTCAGTAGGAAGAGTTGCTTTGGGAGAATTTGCTGCCTGCGCTTTCAATCGAGCAATTTCGCCTTTTAATTCCTTGATAATCGCTTCATAAGCATCATAGTCTTTCATAATATCGTCAAGAAAATCGTTCACTTCATCTTGATCATAGCCACGAAAACCAATTTTAAAATCTTGCTCGAAAATATCTTTTGTCGTAAATTTAATACTTGCCATCTCTCTCTCCCTAATCTAAAACGTCACTACTATTATATTAAAAAAATAGGGAAAAATCAAGTCAAATCACTCAGAATTTGAAAAATTTTCAGCCTCCTCATTCAATTCTTCAAAGGTAAGCGTTTTTCTATTATATCCTTCTTTCTTTAAGACCATGTGATATAAATATTTCAAATTGGTTTCATTTTCAGAATCGTAAAATAAATAACAACCTGCCGTATTATCCAGTAAAAACTGGTTATAGTCTCTAAATTGCCCTGGGTTTTCATAGCGTGGATAAGCATACTTTACAAAATCAACCTGCTTAAACCGTGCTAACTTTGCTTGGTTAGCCTCATTCCACTGTTCGCCATGATTTTCAAATGGAAATATTGTTGCAATACTCAGTTGATACCCCTCGGCTCGTAAATCTTCTAAGACTTCTAAGGACCAGTATTCAAAACCCAATTGACCTGTCAGTATAAACCAACTAACACCCTCTTCTAAAAAACGAATAAAATTCCTACGAATTGCAGATTTAATAATGTGCAGTCGAGGATCTTTTTCTGAAAAAATTCCCAGGTCTGTATGTCTATAACCTGTTACCAAAAGGCTCTTAGTATCCATTTCTTGTACTCTTTTCGCTAATTATGGTATAATATGCTGATATTATTTTATCAAGAAGGAGTTCTATGGTCAATTATCCTCATAAGGTGTCAAAAAAAATCAATAGAACCAGTCCTATTTCATCCCAGCGAGTAAACTTTGCTAATCGCGGAATGTCTTTTGAGGCCGCTATCAACGATAGCAATCAATATTACCTTGCGCACGATATTGCTGTCATTAACAAGAAGCCAACTCCCGTGCAAATTGTAAAAGTTGATTACCCCAAACGGAGCCGTGCTAAGATTGTCGAAGCATACTTTCGACAGGCATCTACCACAGACTACTCTGGTGTTTTTAAAAGACATTATATTGATTTTGAAGCGAAAGAGACACGCCAAAAAGCATCCATGCCCATGAAAAATTTTCATGCGCATCAGATCGAACACATGAAACAGGTTGTTAAACAAGGTGGCATTTGTTTTGTCCTTCTTCACTTTTCAACATTAAAAGAAACCTATCTCTTGCCAGCCACTCATTTGATCGAATTTTATCAAGTAGACATGGGTAGTAAGTCGATGCCTCTAACCTTTATTCGACAATACGGCTTTGAGATTCAAATGGGGCGTTTCCCCAGCATCCCATATCTGGAAATCGTTGAAAAAAATCTATTAGGTGGTGAATCTTTTGAAAACTACAACAATTAAAAAAGCTCTTCTAATCACTGCAAATATTTTACTGGCGGGGGCTATCATTGCCTGCCTGGCCGGAGCTGCATTGGTTGTTTACTACATCCAAAGCGCTCCAGAATTGACAGAAGAATCTTTGACAGCAACTGTGTCAAGTAAAATTTACGATAAGAACGGAAATCTTATTGCAGATTTAGGAGCAGAAAAACGTTCGAGTGCCAAGACTGAAGAAATTCCAACAGACTTGGTAAATGCGATTGTCGCAATCGAAGACCAACGCTTCTTCAATCATAGAGGGGTTGACGTTATTCGTATTGCGGGTTCCCTGATTAATAACTTGAGCGGAGGACGTTTGCAGGGTGGCTCGACACTTGACCAACAGCTTATCAAGCTGACTTATTTCTCGACATCCGTAGAAGATCAAAATCTAAAACGGAAAATTCAAGAGGCTTGGCTGGCTACTCAATTGGAACGCCGCAATACCAAACAAGAGATTTTGACCTACTACATCAACAAGGTGTATATGTCAAATGGTAATTACGGTATGAAGACTGCTGCTCTTGCTTTTTATGGAAAAGAGTTAAAAGATTTGACTCTTCCTCAATTAGCTCTTTTAGCAGGAATGCCCCAAGCGCCAAACCAATATGATCCTTATACCAATCCAGAAGATGCAAAAGAACGTCGCGATTTGGTATTGGCTGAGATGCTGGAAGAAAAGTACATTGATAATACCCAGTATGAACAAGCTGTTCTAACACCTGTAACAGATGGTTTGCAACCACTATCTACTGCAGCTGCTTATCCTGCTTATATGGACAACTATCTGAAACAAGTCGTTGAAGAAGTTGAAGCAAAAACAGGTTACAACTTGCTGACAACAGGGATGGATGTCTATACGAACGTCGATCCTGCCGCCCAGCAGCAACTTTGGAATATCTACAATACAGATATGTATGTCAGCTATCCAGATGATTTATTACAGGTAGCTTCAACGGTTGTGGATGTTTCTAATGGTAAAGTCGTTGCGCAATTAGGTGGTCGTAAACAGGAGACAAACGTCTCGTTTGGTACCAACCAAGCCGTTGAAACCAACCGCGACTTTGGTTCTACAATGAAGCCAATCACAGACTATGCTCCTGCTTTTGAAAACGGCATTTATACATCTACAGCAGATTTAATCTTAGACGGTCCTTATAACTATCCTGGTACAACAACTCCTGTCAATAACTGGGATAAACAATACTATGGCAATATCTCTGTTAAGACTGCTATTCAGTATTCTCGAAATGTTACAGCCGTTAAAGCATTGGAAGCTACAGGCTTAGAAAATGCCTTGAAATTTTTGAATAGCGTTGGTATCGCTTACCCTGATATTCATTACTCTAATGCTATTTCAAGTAATACATCCGATACTAGCAGTAAGTATGGAGCAAGTAGTGAAAAAATGGCTGCTGCCTACGCTGCTTTTGCCAATGGTGGTACTTACTACGCTCCACAGTATGTCAATAAAATTGTCTTTAGTGATGGAACAGTAACAGAATATGCTCCTAAAGGGACCAAAGTCATGTCTGCCGAAACAGCCTACATGATGACCGATATGATGAAGGCTGTTATGTCTTACGGTTATGGATTAAACGCTTCTGTTAGTGGAGTTCCTATGGCAGGTAAAACAGGTACATCAAACTATACCGATAGCGAAACAGATACTATTCTAGCTTCAATTCCAGAAGCAAATTATAGCTACATGGTCGTTCCTGATGAAAACTTCGTTGGATATTCTAGTCAGTATGCAATGGCTGTTTGGACCGGATACACCAATCGTATGACTCCTATCCTTGATAACAGCATGCGAATTGCAACAGATGTCTACCACAATATGATGCTCTTTATGCATTCGGACTATACAGCTACCGATTGGGAGATGCCAAGCGGACTCGTACGTTACGGTTCCAACTACTATCTCAGAGGTAGTCGCTCACTATCCAATGCTTATAACACGTACACTAGCTCTAGTACAAGTTCTTCTAGTTCGACTGAAACTAGTGAAACGACCGAAGCGACGACAACATCAAGCGAAACATCATCTGGAACTTCCACCGAGACTGCAACTTCTTCAACTGAAACTGCAACAACAGGAAACAATCCTGCGACGGGACAGACAGATGGTCAATAAGAAAATTCCCAGACTCTTCTGGGTTTTTCTTTTGCTTAAATTATGATAAGATAAGATTATGAAACCTGAAGTATTTTATAAAACCTTGGCAGACCAAGGTATTCAATTAACCGACCAACAAAAACACCAATTTCATCGCTATTTCCAACTATTAGTGGAATGGAATGAAAAAATCAATCTGACAGCTATTACCGAGGAAAGCGAAGTCTATCTAAAGCATTTCTACGATTCTATCGCTCCAATCCTGCGAGGCCATGTTCAGAACGAAGCTCTTCGGCTTTTAGATATTGGAGCTGGAGCTGGATTTCCTAGCCTACCTATGAAGATCATCTTTCCGCAACTAGATGTTACCATCATTGATTCTCTTAATAAACGAATTAACTTTTTACATTTGCTTGCCAAAGAACTAGAGCTCGAAGGTGTTCATTTCTATCATGGTCGTGCAGAAGACTTTGCACAAGATAAGAACTTCCGTGCACAATTTGACCTTGTCACAGCACGCGCAGTTGCCCGCATGCAGATTCTTTCTGAATTGACTATTCCTTATTTGAAGCTCAACGGAAAATTAATCGCACTCAAGGCGTCCAGCGCAGAAGATGAATTGACCCAGGCAAAAAACGCACTCAATCTCCTCTTCGCAAAAGTCATCGAAAACCACGACTATACTCTTCCAAATGGCGACCCTCGAACATTGACCATCGTCGAAAAGAAAAAGGAAACTCCAAATAAGTTTCCACGCAAAGCTGGTATGCCAAATAAAAGACCCCTTTAAACATAAGAAAAGAGGCTGGGCAAAAAGCTCAACCTCGCTTCTCAGGGTTCGTGTCAACATCTCAGCGCAGTGGTTGATTGGCTTTAACAGTCCAGTGGACTGTTAAAGGTTGGAGATAGGATTTGCGAAGCAAATCTCAGCAATTCGTGTTTTACAC is part of the Streptococcus suis genome and harbors:
- the rsmG gene encoding 16S rRNA (guanine(527)-N(7))-methyltransferase RsmG, translating into MKPEVFYKTLADQGIQLTDQQKHQFHRYFQLLVEWNEKINLTAITEESEVYLKHFYDSIAPILRGHVQNEALRLLDIGAGAGFPSLPMKIIFPQLDVTIIDSLNKRINFLHLLAKELELEGVHFYHGRAEDFAQDKNFRAQFDLVTARAVARMQILSELTIPYLKLNGKLIALKASSAEDELTQAKNALNLLFAKVIENHDYTLPNGDPRTLTIVEKKKETPNKFPRKAGMPNKRPL
- the pbp1a gene encoding penicillin-binding protein PBP1A, whose product is MKTTTIKKALLITANILLAGAIIACLAGAALVVYYIQSAPELTEESLTATVSSKIYDKNGNLIADLGAEKRSSAKTEEIPTDLVNAIVAIEDQRFFNHRGVDVIRIAGSLINNLSGGRLQGGSTLDQQLIKLTYFSTSVEDQNLKRKIQEAWLATQLERRNTKQEILTYYINKVYMSNGNYGMKTAALAFYGKELKDLTLPQLALLAGMPQAPNQYDPYTNPEDAKERRDLVLAEMLEEKYIDNTQYEQAVLTPVTDGLQPLSTAAAYPAYMDNYLKQVVEEVEAKTGYNLLTTGMDVYTNVDPAAQQQLWNIYNTDMYVSYPDDLLQVASTVVDVSNGKVVAQLGGRKQETNVSFGTNQAVETNRDFGSTMKPITDYAPAFENGIYTSTADLILDGPYNYPGTTTPVNNWDKQYYGNISVKTAIQYSRNVTAVKALEATGLENALKFLNSVGIAYPDIHYSNAISSNTSDTSSKYGASSEKMAAAYAAFANGGTYYAPQYVNKIVFSDGTVTEYAPKGTKVMSAETAYMMTDMMKAVMSYGYGLNASVSGVPMAGKTGTSNYTDSETDTILASIPEANYSYMVVPDENFVGYSSQYAMAVWTGYTNRMTPILDNSMRIATDVYHNMMLFMHSDYTATDWEMPSGLVRYGSNYYLRGSRSLSNAYNTYTSSSTSSSSSTETSETTEATTTSSETSSGTSTETATSSTETATTGNNPATGQTDGQ
- a CDS encoding DUF1273 domain-containing protein; translation: MDTKSLLVTGYRHTDLGIFSEKDPRLHIIKSAIRRNFIRFLEEGVSWFILTGQLGFEYWSLEVLEDLRAEGYQLSIATIFPFENHGEQWNEANQAKLARFKQVDFVKYAYPRYENPGQFRDYNQFLLDNTAGCYLFYDSENETNLKYLYHMVLKKEGYNRKTLTFEELNEEAENFSNSE
- the gpsB gene encoding cell division regulator GpsB, which gives rise to MASIKFTTKDIFEQDFKIGFRGYDQDEVNDFLDDIMKDYDAYEAIIKELKGEIARLKAQAANSPKATLPTEESNDVLRTERPSSATNFDILRRLNRLEKEVFGKQIVQGQE
- the recU gene encoding Holliday junction resolvase RecU: MVNYPHKVSKKINRTSPISSQRVNFANRGMSFEAAINDSNQYYLAHDIAVINKKPTPVQIVKVDYPKRSRAKIVEAYFRQASTTDYSGVFKRHYIDFEAKETRQKASMPMKNFHAHQIEHMKQVVKQGGICFVLLHFSTLKETYLLPATHLIEFYQVDMGSKSMPLTFIRQYGFEIQMGRFPSIPYLEIVEKNLLGGESFENYNN